One genomic region from Amaranthus tricolor cultivar Red isolate AtriRed21 chromosome 12, ASM2621246v1, whole genome shotgun sequence encodes:
- the LOC130828442 gene encoding protein MET1, chloroplastic, whose translation MMSTTNSCGYGYSQAQLYHCSYQALDQTNRSHLQLFKTRQFGLSSVAAASPTRFLVGYRCSCRSNKSLSRFVIKATETDSSSSNQEEEEKYEEYEVEIERPFGLKFAKGRDGAVYIDAIAPGLSADKTGKFTVGDKVIATSAMFGTEIWPAAEYGRTMYTIRQRIGPLYMKMLKRYGNLDYASGEMTEKEIIRAERNAGFISNRIREIQLQNYQRKMAQKERREQELREGLQLYKMEKYDEAREKFESVLGSSPTATEASVANYNVACCYSKLNQIQAGLSALEDALEEGYEDFNRIRTDPDLANLRTADEFETLLKRFDESFINENAVNAIKSLFGIFNKK comes from the exons ATGATGTCCACAACCAACAGTTGTGGGTACGGCTATTCTCAG GCGCAGCTATACCATTGCTCCTACCAAGCTCTTGATCAAACCAATCGCTCCCATTTGCAACTTTTCAAAACCAGGCAATTCGGGTTGTCATCTGTTGCTGCAGCTAGCCCTACAAGGTTTCTTGTAGGCTACCGCTGCAGCTGCAGGAGCAATAAATCTCTGAGTAGATTCGTGATAAAAGCAACAGAAACAGATTCATCCTCCTCGAaccaagaagaagaagaaaagtaTGAAGAGTATGAAGTGGAAATAGAGCGACCTTTCGGGTTGAAATTTGCCAAAGGAAGAGATGGTGCTGTGTATATTGATGCGATAGCACCTGGATTATCAGCCGATAAAACAGGCAAGTTTACTGTGGGCGACAAAGTTATCGCCACCAGTGCCATGTTTGGCACTGAAATCTGGCCTGCTGCTGAGTACGGAAGGACTATGTATACTATCCGTCAAAGAATTGGCCCTCTCTACATGAAAATGCTGAAACGTTATGGGAATCTTGATTATGCTTCTGGGGAGATGACTGAGAAGGAAATTATTCGTGCTGAACGAAATGCTGGTTTTATCAGTAACCGGATTAGGGAGATTCAA CTGCAAAATTACCAACGAAAGATGGCACAGAAAGAACGTAGGGAACAGGAACTCCGAGAAGGCCTTCAACTTTACAA GATGGAAAAATATGATGAAGCACGTGAAAAGTTCGAGTCTGTACTAGGATCTAGTCCTACCGCAACTGAAGCTTCAGTAGCTAATTACAACGTTGCCTGCTGTTATTCTAAGCTTAATCAG ATACAAGCTGGTCTTTCTGCACTCGAAGATGCTTTGGAAGAAGGATATGAAGATTTCAAT AGAATTCGAACTGATCCAGACCTCGCGAACCTCAGAACAGCAGACGAATTTGAGACCCTGCTGAAACGATTCGATGAATCATTCATCAACGAGAATGCAGTGAATGCGATCAAatctctttttggtatattcaaCAAGAAGTAA
- the LOC130828440 gene encoding probable receptor-like protein kinase At5g18500: MGDLKAELSRNAIFGLNVWELIAIFVGLFLIVIIALVPLCLMARKKAKTRRAKGNIPVSQIPSISKEIKEIRVEHISTNAYTPGQGNYMTLKEKFSDRDSDKVVVNEDSGKMRNGDASSQSGSFHRFEGGGGSISGDEVGSGSGTYAIFKPSSSHPITAPSPLCGLPEFSHLGWGHWFTLRDLEVATNRFSKENVIGEGGYGIVYKGTLVNGTLVAIKRILNNLGQAEKEFRVEVEAIGHVRHKNLVRLLGYCVEGTHRMLVYEYVNNGNLEQWLHGAMRQHGYLTWEARMKVLLGTGKALAYLHEAIEPKVVHRDIKSSNILIDEDFNAKVSDFGLAKLLGAGKTHITTRVMGTFGYVAPEYANTGLLNEKSDVYSFGVLLLEAITGRDPVDYGRAPQEVNLVDWLKMMVGSRRSEEVVDPNIEAKPSTRALKRALLTALRCVDPDSEKRPKMGQVVRMLESEEYPIPREDRRHRRARANSTEIESSQRDFSDTDKSDNPDSRSDVRRLPQMSG; the protein is encoded by the exons ATGGGTGATCTTAAAGCTGAGTTATCCAGAAATGCAATATTTGGCTTAAATGTTTGGGAACTAATCGCAATATTTGTTGGTCTGTTCCTCATTGTTATTATTGCTCTTGTACCTCTATGCCTTATGGCACGCAAGAAAGCTAAGACTAGGAGAGCTAAAGGCAACATACCCGTTAGTCAAATTCCCTCGATTTCgaaagaaataaaagaaattcGAGTGGAGCATATATCTACAAATGCATATACTCCTGGTCAAGGGAACTATATGACACTCAAGGAAAAATTTAGTGATAGGGATTCTGATAAAGTGGTTGTCAATGAAGATTCAGGGAAAATGAGAAATGGTGATGCTAGTAGCCAGTCGGGTTCTTTTCATCGTTTTGAAGGGGGTGGTGGTTCTATTTCCGGAGATGAAGTGGGTTCTGGTTCTGGGACATATGCTATTTTTAAACCATCTTCCTCTCATCCAATAACCGCTCCTTCTCCACTATGTGGTTTGCCTGAATTTTCACATTTGGGCTGGGGTCATTGGTTTACCTTAAGGGATCTTGAAGTTGCAACTAACAGATTTTCGAAGGAGAATGTCATCGGTGAAGGTGGATACGGAATAGTATACAAAGGAACCTTGGTCAATGGTACATTAGTTGCTATAAAGAGGATTCTTAATAACTT AGGCCAAGCTGAAAAAGAATTTAGAGTCGAAGTGGAAGCCATTGGCCATGTCCGTCATAAGAATTTGGTCAGACTTTtgggttattgtgttgaaggaaCTCACAG GATGTTGGTTTATGAGTATGTTAATAATGGCAACCTGGAGCAATGGCTTCATGGTGCCATGCGTCAACATGGATATCTTACTTGGGAGGCCCGGATGAAAGTGCTGCTGGGGACAGGAAAAGC TCTTGCGTATTTGCACGAGGCAATTGAGCCAAAAGTTGTTCACCGAGATATTAAGTCTAGCAATATTTTGATTGATGAAGATTTCAATGCAAAGGTCTCTGATTTTGGTCTTGCTAAACTTCTTGGTGCCGGGAAAACTCATATAACGACCCGAGTTATGGGAACTTTTGG ATATGTCGCACCTGAGTATGCAAATACTGGTCTTTTGAACGAGAAGAGTGACGTCTATAGTTTTGGGGTCTTGCTTTTAGAGGCAATCACTGGAAGAGATCCTGTGGACTATGGCCGTGCACCACAGGAG GTGAATTTGGTTGATTGGCTTAAAATGATGGTGGGAAGTCGACGGTCTGAGGAAGTCGTGGATCCAAATATTGAAGCAAAGCCATCAACAAGGGCCTTGAAGCGTGCTCTTTTGACTGCGCTGAGGTGTGTCGATCCAGACTCTGAAAAGAGACCCAAAATGGGCCAGGTTGTTCGAATGCTTGAATCTGAGGAGTATCCCATACCTCGAGAG GATCGCAGGCACCGAAGGGCTCGAGCAAATAGCACAGAGATTGAATCCTCACAAAGGGATTTCTCGGACACAGACAAAAGCGACAATCCAGACTCAAGGTCAGATGTGAGAAGGCTTCCACAAATGTCGGGATGA
- the LOC130828441 gene encoding probable serine/threonine-protein kinase PBL16 isoform X2, with the protein MYIATSRSDLPIKISGIYSLLTESLQEVSKEVCKLPSNAKEVEDLRRNSAANPLLVFTFEELKVITNNFRPDQLLGGGGFGSVYKGFISADLRDGLLQPLQVAVKVHDGDNSYQGHREWLAEVIFLGQLSHPNLVKLIGYCCEDDHRVLIYEYLARGSVENNLFSRVLLPLSWGIRMKIAFGAAKGLAYLHEAEKPVIYRDFKTSNILLDMDYNAKLSDFGLAKDGPVGDKSHVSTRIMGTYGYAAPEYIMTGHLTPRSDVYSFGVVLLELLTGRKSLDKTRSTREQNLTDWAVPLLKEKKKLLNIVDPRLGGDYPIKGFQKAAMLAYHCLNRNPKARPLMRDIVETLEPLQITDNQDPLVLDGKTTFTFQYAQN; encoded by the exons ATGTATATCGCAACATCAAGATCGGATCTGCCTATCAAAATTTCTGGGATTTATTCTCTTTTGACAG AATCTTTACAAGAGGTGAGTAAGGAAGTGTGCAAATTGCCTTCAAATGCTAAGGAAGTGGAAGATTTACGCCGTAATTCAGCTGCAAATCCACTCCTTGTTTTCACCTTCGAAGAACTTAAAGTAATTACCAACAATTTTAGGCCAGACCAATTGTTAGGTGGAGGAGGATTTGGAAGTGTTTATAAAGGCTTCATTTCAGCAGATTTAAGAGATGGATTATTACAACCACTTCAGGTGGCTGTTAAAGTTCATGATGGCGACAATAGTTATCAAGGTCATAGAGAATGGCTG GCCGAAGTAATATTCCTTGGGCAGCTTTCACATCCTAACTTGGTGAAGCTAATTGGATATTGTTGTGAAGATGACCACCGTGTGCTGATTTATGAGTACTTGGCCCGAGGCAGTGTTGAGAATAATTTGTTTTCAa GAGTATTGCTTCCCCTGTCTTGGGGTATCCGAATGAAGATTGCATTTGGCGCTGCAAAAGGACTCGCTTATTTACATGAAGCGGAGAAGCCTGTGATTTATCGAGACTTTAAGACATCAAACATCTTGTTAGACATG GACTACAATGCAAAACTCTCTGATTTCGGTCTTGCTAAAGATGGACCTGTTGGCGACAAGTCCCATGTTTCTACTCGTATAATGGGAACGTATGGTTATGCAGCTCCTGAATATATCATGACAG GGCATTTAACTCCAAGGAGCGATGTTTACAGCTTCGGAGTAGTCTTACTTGAACTTCTTACGGGAAGGAAATCATTAGACAAGACGAGATCAACAAGAGAGCAAAACCTAACAGATTGGGCTGTTCCATTGcttaaagagaagaaaaaactACTAAATATTGTAGATCCCAGACTTGGTGGGGATTATCCTATAAAAGGATTTCAAAAGGCAGCCATGTTGGCTTATCATTGCTTAAATCGAAACCCGAAAGCCCGGCCATTGATGCGTGATATAGTAGAAACTTTAGAGCCTCTGCAAATAACTGATAACCAAGATCCCCTAGTTTTGGATGGTAAAACAACTTTCACATTCCAATATGCCCAGAACTAA
- the LOC130828441 gene encoding probable serine/threonine-protein kinase PBL16 isoform X1: protein MGNCLCQRGREFDSIYKLSPNPKPESLQEVSKEVCKLPSNAKEVEDLRRNSAANPLLVFTFEELKVITNNFRPDQLLGGGGFGSVYKGFISADLRDGLLQPLQVAVKVHDGDNSYQGHREWLAEVIFLGQLSHPNLVKLIGYCCEDDHRVLIYEYLARGSVENNLFSRVLLPLSWGIRMKIAFGAAKGLAYLHEAEKPVIYRDFKTSNILLDMDYNAKLSDFGLAKDGPVGDKSHVSTRIMGTYGYAAPEYIMTGHLTPRSDVYSFGVVLLELLTGRKSLDKTRSTREQNLTDWAVPLLKEKKKLLNIVDPRLGGDYPIKGFQKAAMLAYHCLNRNPKARPLMRDIVETLEPLQITDNQDPLVLDGKTTFTFQYAQN from the exons ATGGGTAATTGCTTGTGTCAACGGGGTCGTGAATTTGACTCAATCTACAAGCTCTCCCCAAATCCTAAACCAG AATCTTTACAAGAGGTGAGTAAGGAAGTGTGCAAATTGCCTTCAAATGCTAAGGAAGTGGAAGATTTACGCCGTAATTCAGCTGCAAATCCACTCCTTGTTTTCACCTTCGAAGAACTTAAAGTAATTACCAACAATTTTAGGCCAGACCAATTGTTAGGTGGAGGAGGATTTGGAAGTGTTTATAAAGGCTTCATTTCAGCAGATTTAAGAGATGGATTATTACAACCACTTCAGGTGGCTGTTAAAGTTCATGATGGCGACAATAGTTATCAAGGTCATAGAGAATGGCTG GCCGAAGTAATATTCCTTGGGCAGCTTTCACATCCTAACTTGGTGAAGCTAATTGGATATTGTTGTGAAGATGACCACCGTGTGCTGATTTATGAGTACTTGGCCCGAGGCAGTGTTGAGAATAATTTGTTTTCAa GAGTATTGCTTCCCCTGTCTTGGGGTATCCGAATGAAGATTGCATTTGGCGCTGCAAAAGGACTCGCTTATTTACATGAAGCGGAGAAGCCTGTGATTTATCGAGACTTTAAGACATCAAACATCTTGTTAGACATG GACTACAATGCAAAACTCTCTGATTTCGGTCTTGCTAAAGATGGACCTGTTGGCGACAAGTCCCATGTTTCTACTCGTATAATGGGAACGTATGGTTATGCAGCTCCTGAATATATCATGACAG GGCATTTAACTCCAAGGAGCGATGTTTACAGCTTCGGAGTAGTCTTACTTGAACTTCTTACGGGAAGGAAATCATTAGACAAGACGAGATCAACAAGAGAGCAAAACCTAACAGATTGGGCTGTTCCATTGcttaaagagaagaaaaaactACTAAATATTGTAGATCCCAGACTTGGTGGGGATTATCCTATAAAAGGATTTCAAAAGGCAGCCATGTTGGCTTATCATTGCTTAAATCGAAACCCGAAAGCCCGGCCATTGATGCGTGATATAGTAGAAACTTTAGAGCCTCTGCAAATAACTGATAACCAAGATCCCCTAGTTTTGGATGGTAAAACAACTTTCACATTCCAATATGCCCAGAACTAA
- the LOC130828443 gene encoding uncharacterized protein LOC130828443: MRVMLGKIQCSFICFCKPSSQIYTPRPFRLENTPQTTEQIQTQTQTQTQTQTQTQTQTQTVTNESCMSEYDATEVNESEDGIGITNHNQNPGCLQSCLTKSSSQKSEPATCVTTSNTASAQKKKVQWLDFLGKELAQIREFESSEPEETEYENVKSRGCVCSIL; the protein is encoded by the exons atgAGGGTTATGTTGGGGAAAATTCAATGCTCTTTCATATGCTTCTGCAAACCCTCTTCTCAAATATACACACCAAGGCCTTTTAGATTGGAAAACACCCCACAAACAACGGAACAGATCCAGACTCAGACCCAGActcagacccagacccagacccagacccagacgCAAACTCAGACTGTAACAAATGAATCATGTATGTCTGAGTATGATGCAACAGAAGTCAATGAAAGTGAGGATGGCATTGGCATTACCAACCACAACCAGAATCCTGGTTGCCTTCAAAGCTGTCTGACAAAATCATCCTCACAGAAATCAGAACCTGCAACATGTGTAACTACATCTAACACTGCAAGTGCACAAAAAAAGAAAGTTCAATGGTTGGATTTCTTAGGTAAGGAGCTTGCTCAGATCAGGGAATTTGAGTCCAG TGAACCGGAAGAAACAGAATATGAAAATGTAAAGAGCAGAGGATGTGTGTGTAGTATACTATGA